The following are from one region of the Streptomyces changanensis genome:
- a CDS encoding putative bifunctional diguanylate cyclase/phosphodiesterase, which yields MSAPGVVIERRPVAGGGGRGEGPGDGPGGTGGTPGQLLLALLCAAYAVGALFGWGSEEVALFMGDFGLSAAALAAAVSCFRYARAHAGRFRPAWMLFALSSAMAGCGNAVWGWYEVVLDRPVPSPSLADLFFLLFAPPAIVGLLVLAKRPVTRAGWVCLGLDSWLIAGSLLTLSWSLALAHTARFEGESVARTALSLAYPLLDIVLVSMVLALHFCRSKENRSAVHTAIAALALTVLCDALFTSPLLRDTYRSGQLLDAGWFAGSLLLAYAPWGPRGAPEAAPPQRDPRPQRHASRPIAGSLAALTPYLAAAVCTLSILYSVIEGRRVDRVVVFTGCTVVLALVVRQGIMLLDNIALTQELAQKESHFRSLVQGSSDVIMIAAPSGVLRYVSPAASGVYGRDADELVGTELSALIHPDDLGGVVHEVRRFLAASPEQEPTTRIECRFRSGTGDWLNVESTVNRHQGGLIFNSRDVTERVRLQAQLQYNAEHDPLTDLPNRALFTHRVRQALGGRRCGDSGTAVLFIDLDGFKGVNDRLGHQAGDELLIQAARRLQESVRAGDTAARLGGDEFAALIAGDAGHDPAAREFQVHEIADRLRLTLSQPYQVDGSEVRVAASIGVAFAEPGISAGDLLRNADLAMYRAKAGGKNRVELYAPQMQAEVVRRTEVAARLRTALHDGEFALLHQPVVDLATGRVAAVAAQARWRSAQGILFTPAEFLRVTEDGGERTAELSRWLMEEAVAQAAERHRLGHRTPVSVRVPARRLLDRSAPLATVEALLARHGLPSGALIVELADSDPRLSFDDLEQRLVALRRLGVRIALDGFGSGYAAINALRRLPVDILKLDRGLVEGVVESARLHKITSGLLRIAGDLGLQSVAEGVDVPEQVHALRAMGCTHAQGAAFSGPLDEHRLRRALVRDDFPVPGGIPLPVLTGGALPPSALPSMRSHNETRVPPT from the coding sequence GTGAGCGCCCCCGGCGTGGTCATCGAGCGCCGGCCGGTCGCCGGCGGAGGCGGCCGGGGCGAAGGGCCCGGCGACGGACCGGGCGGCACGGGCGGTACGCCGGGGCAGCTGCTCCTCGCCCTCCTGTGCGCCGCGTACGCGGTCGGGGCCCTGTTCGGCTGGGGCTCGGAGGAAGTGGCGCTGTTCATGGGCGATTTCGGGCTGAGTGCCGCGGCATTGGCCGCGGCCGTCTCCTGCTTCCGCTACGCGCGCGCACACGCCGGCCGCTTCCGCCCGGCCTGGATGCTCTTCGCGCTCTCCTCCGCCATGGCCGGCTGCGGCAACGCGGTCTGGGGCTGGTACGAGGTGGTGCTCGACCGGCCGGTCCCGAGCCCGTCCCTCGCCGACCTGTTCTTCCTGCTCTTCGCGCCGCCGGCCATCGTCGGCCTGCTGGTCCTCGCCAAGCGCCCCGTCACCCGGGCCGGCTGGGTCTGCCTCGGCCTCGACTCGTGGCTCATCGCCGGCTCCCTCCTCACGCTCTCCTGGAGCCTCGCGCTCGCGCACACGGCGCGTTTCGAGGGCGAGAGCGTCGCCCGCACGGCGCTCTCCCTCGCCTACCCGCTCCTCGACATCGTGCTCGTCAGCATGGTGCTCGCGCTGCACTTCTGCCGCTCCAAGGAGAACCGCTCCGCGGTCCACACCGCCATCGCGGCACTCGCCCTGACGGTCCTGTGCGACGCGCTGTTCACCTCGCCGCTGCTGCGCGACACCTACCGCTCCGGGCAACTGCTCGACGCCGGCTGGTTCGCGGGTTCCCTGCTCCTCGCCTACGCCCCCTGGGGGCCCCGCGGGGCGCCCGAGGCGGCGCCCCCGCAGCGCGACCCGCGCCCGCAGCGGCACGCCAGCCGCCCCATCGCCGGGTCGCTCGCCGCGCTCACGCCGTACCTCGCCGCGGCGGTGTGCACGCTCAGCATCCTGTACTCCGTCATCGAGGGCCGTCGAGTGGACCGCGTCGTCGTCTTCACCGGCTGTACGGTCGTGCTGGCCCTCGTCGTCCGGCAGGGGATCATGCTGCTGGACAACATCGCCCTCACCCAGGAGCTGGCGCAGAAGGAGAGCCACTTCCGCTCGCTCGTGCAGGGTTCCAGCGACGTCATCATGATCGCCGCGCCCAGCGGGGTCCTGCGCTACGTGAGCCCCGCCGCCTCCGGTGTCTACGGCCGCGACGCCGACGAACTGGTCGGCACGGAGCTGTCCGCCCTCATCCACCCCGACGACCTCGGCGGCGTCGTCCACGAGGTGCGGCGGTTCCTGGCCGCCTCGCCGGAGCAGGAGCCCACGACCCGCATCGAGTGCCGCTTCCGGTCGGGCACCGGCGACTGGCTCAACGTCGAGTCCACCGTCAACCGCCACCAGGGCGGCCTCATCTTCAACAGCCGCGACGTCACCGAACGGGTCCGCCTCCAGGCGCAGCTCCAGTACAACGCCGAACACGACCCGCTCACCGACCTGCCCAACCGCGCGCTCTTCACCCACCGCGTCCGGCAGGCCCTCGGCGGCCGCCGCTGCGGTGACTCCGGCACGGCCGTGCTCTTCATCGACCTGGACGGCTTCAAGGGCGTCAACGACCGCCTGGGCCACCAGGCGGGCGACGAGCTCCTCATCCAGGCCGCCCGCCGCCTCCAGGAGTCCGTGCGGGCCGGGGACACCGCCGCCAGGCTCGGCGGCGACGAGTTCGCCGCGCTCATCGCCGGCGACGCCGGCCACGACCCGGCCGCCCGCGAGTTCCAGGTCCACGAGATCGCCGACCGGCTGCGCCTCACCCTCTCCCAGCCGTACCAAGTGGACGGCTCGGAGGTGCGGGTCGCCGCGTCCATCGGCGTCGCCTTCGCCGAGCCCGGCATCAGCGCCGGCGACCTCCTGCGCAACGCCGACCTCGCCATGTACCGCGCCAAGGCGGGCGGCAAGAACCGCGTCGAGCTGTACGCCCCGCAGATGCAGGCGGAGGTCGTCCGCCGGACCGAGGTGGCCGCACGGCTGCGCACCGCGCTGCACGACGGGGAGTTCGCCCTCCTGCACCAGCCCGTCGTCGACCTCGCCACCGGCCGGGTCGCCGCCGTCGCCGCCCAGGCCCGCTGGCGCTCCGCCCAGGGCATCCTCTTCACCCCCGCCGAGTTCCTCCGCGTCACCGAGGACGGCGGCGAGCGCACGGCCGAGCTCTCCCGGTGGCTCATGGAGGAGGCCGTCGCCCAGGCCGCCGAGCGGCACCGCCTCGGCCACCGCACGCCCGTCTCGGTCCGCGTCCCCGCCCGCCGCCTCCTCGACCGGTCCGCGCCCCTCGCCACCGTGGAGGCCCTTCTCGCCCGGCACGGCCTGCCCTCCGGGGCGCTCATCGTGGAGCTCGCCGACAGCGACCCGCGCCTCTCCTTCGACGACCTCGAACAGCGCCTGGTCGCCCTCCGCAGGCTCGGCGTGCGCATCGCCCTCGACGGGTTCGGCAGCGGGTACGCCGCGATCAACGCCCTGCGCCGGCTGCCGGTGGACATACTGAAGCTGGACCGGGGCCTGGTGGAGGGCGTGGTCGAGTCGGCCCGGCTGCACAAGATCACCAGTGGACTGCTCAGGATCGCCGGCGACCTCGGGCTCCAGTCCGTGGCCGAGGGCGTCGACGTCCCCGAACAGGTCCACGCGCTGCGCGCCATGGGCTGCACGCACGCCCAGGGCGCGGCCTTCTCCGGGCCGCTCGACGAGCACCGGCTGCGGCGCGCCCTGGTCCGGGACGACTTCCCCGTACCGGGCGGGATCCCCCTGCCCGTGCTGACCGGCGGCGCGCTCCCACCCAGCGCCCTCCCGTCGATGCGCTCACATAATGAGACGCGTGTCCCACCCACTTGA
- a CDS encoding acetolactate synthase large subunit, producing the protein MTEQATGAHHPQPRPRSGGQPSATVEHVTGAQSLIRSLEEVGADTVFGIPGGAILPAYDPMMDSTRVRHVLVRHEQGAGHAATGYAQATGKVGVCMATSGPGATNLVTPIADAHMDSVPLVAITGQVSSKAIGTDAFQEADICGITMPITKHNFLVTKADDIPRTIAEAFHIASTGRPGPVLVDISKDALQAKTTFSWPPQTDLPGYRPVTKPHAKQIREAAKLITAAKRPVLYVGGGVLKAGATTELKVLAELTGAPVTTTLMALGAFPDSHPLHVGMPGMHGAVTAVTALQKADLIVALGARFDDRVTGKLDSFAPFAKIVHADIDPAEIGKNRAADVPIVGDAREVIADLVQAVQAEHTAGNTGDYTGWWKDLNRWRETYPLGYDQPEDGSLAPQQVIERIGRLAPAGTIFAAGVGQHQMWAAHFIQYDEPATWLNSGGAGTMGYAVPAAMGAKAGAPDRTVWAIDGDGCFQMTNQELVTCALNNIPIKVAIINNGALGMVRQWQTLFYNQRYSNTVLHSGPEADGRQPSAGTRIPDFVKLSEAMGCVALRCERPEDLDKVIAEANAIDDRPVVVDFIVHEDAQVWPMVAAGTSNDEVMAARGVRPDFGDSEDD; encoded by the coding sequence ATGACCGAGCAGGCCACCGGGGCCCACCACCCGCAGCCGCGGCCCCGTTCCGGCGGACAGCCCTCCGCCACCGTCGAACACGTCACGGGCGCCCAGTCCCTCATCCGCTCTCTCGAGGAAGTCGGGGCCGACACGGTGTTCGGCATCCCCGGCGGCGCGATCCTCCCCGCCTACGACCCGATGATGGACTCCACCCGGGTCCGCCACGTCCTGGTCCGCCACGAGCAGGGCGCGGGCCACGCCGCCACCGGCTACGCCCAGGCCACCGGCAAGGTCGGTGTCTGCATGGCCACCTCCGGCCCGGGCGCGACCAACCTCGTCACCCCCATCGCCGACGCCCACATGGACTCCGTCCCGCTCGTCGCGATCACCGGCCAGGTCTCGTCCAAGGCGATCGGCACCGACGCCTTCCAGGAAGCCGACATCTGCGGCATCACCATGCCGATCACCAAGCACAACTTCCTGGTCACGAAGGCCGACGACATCCCGCGCACCATCGCCGAGGCCTTCCACATCGCCTCCACCGGCCGCCCGGGCCCCGTCCTCGTCGACATCTCCAAGGACGCCCTGCAGGCGAAGACCACCTTCAGCTGGCCGCCGCAGACCGACCTGCCCGGCTACCGCCCGGTGACCAAGCCGCACGCCAAGCAGATCCGCGAGGCCGCGAAGCTGATCACCGCCGCCAAGCGCCCCGTCCTGTACGTCGGCGGCGGCGTCCTGAAGGCCGGCGCCACCACCGAGCTGAAGGTCCTCGCCGAGCTGACCGGCGCCCCGGTCACCACCACGCTGATGGCGCTCGGCGCCTTCCCCGACTCGCACCCGCTGCACGTCGGCATGCCCGGCATGCACGGCGCGGTCACCGCCGTCACCGCCCTGCAGAAGGCCGACCTGATCGTCGCCCTCGGCGCCCGCTTCGACGACCGCGTCACCGGCAAGCTCGACAGCTTCGCCCCCTTCGCCAAGATCGTCCACGCGGACATCGACCCGGCGGAGATCGGCAAGAACCGTGCCGCCGACGTCCCGATCGTCGGCGACGCCCGCGAGGTCATCGCCGACCTGGTCCAGGCCGTCCAGGCCGAGCACACCGCCGGCAACACCGGTGACTACACCGGCTGGTGGAAGGACCTGAACCGCTGGCGCGAGACCTACCCGCTCGGCTACGACCAGCCCGAGGACGGCAGTCTCGCCCCCCAGCAGGTCATCGAGCGCATCGGCCGGCTCGCCCCGGCCGGCACGATCTTCGCCGCGGGCGTCGGACAGCACCAGATGTGGGCCGCCCACTTCATCCAGTACGACGAGCCGGCCACCTGGCTGAACTCCGGCGGCGCCGGGACCATGGGGTACGCCGTCCCGGCGGCCATGGGCGCCAAGGCGGGCGCCCCGGACCGCACGGTCTGGGCCATCGACGGCGACGGCTGCTTCCAGATGACCAACCAGGAACTGGTCACCTGCGCCCTCAACAACATCCCGATCAAGGTCGCCATCATCAACAACGGCGCCCTCGGGATGGTCCGCCAGTGGCAGACCCTCTTCTACAACCAGCGCTACTCCAACACCGTCCTGCACTCCGGCCCGGAGGCGGACGGCAGGCAGCCGAGCGCCGGCACCCGCATCCCCGACTTCGTGAAGCTGTCCGAGGCCATGGGCTGTGTCGCCCTGCGCTGCGAGCGCCCCGAGGACCTGGACAAGGTCATCGCCGAGGCCAACGCCATCGACGACCGCCCGGTCGTCGTCGACTTCATCGTCCACGAGGACGCCCAGGTGTGGCCGATGGTCGCCGCCGGCACCTCCAACGACGAGGTCATGGCCGCCCGCGGGGTCCGCCCCGACTTCGGCGACAGCGAAGACGACTGA
- the ilvN gene encoding acetolactate synthase small subunit, protein MSKHTLSVLVENTPGILARIAALFSRRGFNIDSLAVGVTEHPDISRITIVVNVEDLPLEQVTKQLNKLVNVLKIVELEPSAAIARELVLVKVRADNETRSQIVEIVQLFRAKTVDVSPEAVTIEATGSSDKLEAMLKMLEQFGIKELVQSGTIAIGRGARSITDRSLRALDRSA, encoded by the coding sequence ATGTCCAAGCACACGCTCTCCGTCCTGGTGGAGAACACCCCCGGCATCCTCGCCCGGATCGCCGCGCTCTTCTCCCGCCGCGGCTTCAACATCGACTCGCTCGCCGTCGGCGTCACCGAGCACCCCGACATCTCCCGCATCACCATCGTGGTCAACGTCGAGGACCTGCCGCTGGAGCAGGTGACCAAGCAGCTCAACAAGCTGGTCAACGTGCTGAAGATCGTCGAGCTGGAGCCCAGCGCCGCCATCGCGCGCGAACTCGTCCTGGTGAAGGTCCGCGCCGACAACGAGACGCGCTCCCAGATCGTCGAGATCGTCCAGCTGTTCCGCGCCAAGACCGTGGACGTCTCGCCCGAGGCGGTGACCATCGAGGCCACCGGATCGAGTGACAAGCTGGAGGCGATGCTGAAGATGCTGGAGCAGTTCGGCATCAAGGAGCTCGTCCAGTCGGGCACGATCGCCATAGGGCGTGGTGCCCGGTCCATCACCGACCGGTCGCTGCGCGCCCTCGACCGCTCGGCGTAG
- the ilvC gene encoding ketol-acid reductoisomerase, whose protein sequence is MAELFYDDDADLSIIQGRKVAVIGYGSQGHAHALSLRDSGVDVRVGLHEGSTSKAKAEEQGLRVVTPAEAAAEADVIMILIPDPIQAQVYEDSIKGNLKDGDALFFAHGFNVRFGFIKPPAGVDVALVAPKGPGHLVRRQYEEGRGVPAIAAVEQDATGNAFALALSYAKAIGGTRAGVIKTTFTEETETDLFGEQAVLCGGASALVKAGFETLVEAGYQPEIAYFECLHELKLIVDLMYEGGLEKMRWSVSETAEWGDYVTGPRIVTDATKAEMKKVLSEIQDGTFAKNWMDEYHGGLKKYDEYKTQDSEHLLETTGKELRKLMSWVDDDKA, encoded by the coding sequence GTGGCCGAGCTGTTCTACGACGACGACGCCGACCTGTCCATCATCCAGGGCCGCAAGGTCGCGGTGATCGGTTACGGCAGCCAGGGCCACGCCCACGCGCTGTCGCTCCGCGACTCCGGTGTCGACGTCCGCGTCGGCCTGCACGAGGGCTCCACGTCCAAGGCGAAGGCCGAGGAGCAGGGCCTGCGTGTGGTGACCCCGGCGGAGGCCGCCGCCGAGGCCGACGTCATCATGATCCTGATCCCGGACCCGATCCAGGCCCAGGTCTACGAGGACTCCATCAAGGGCAACCTCAAGGACGGCGACGCGCTGTTCTTCGCCCACGGCTTCAACGTCCGCTTCGGCTTCATCAAGCCCCCGGCCGGCGTCGACGTCGCCCTGGTCGCCCCGAAGGGCCCGGGCCACCTGGTCCGCCGTCAGTACGAGGAGGGCCGCGGCGTCCCGGCGATCGCCGCCGTCGAGCAGGACGCCACCGGCAACGCCTTCGCGCTCGCCCTCTCCTACGCCAAGGCCATCGGCGGCACCCGTGCGGGCGTCATCAAGACGACCTTCACCGAGGAGACCGAGACGGACCTCTTCGGCGAGCAGGCCGTGCTCTGCGGCGGTGCCTCCGCGCTCGTCAAGGCGGGCTTCGAGACGCTGGTGGAGGCGGGCTACCAGCCGGAGATCGCCTACTTCGAGTGCCTCCACGAGCTGAAGCTCATCGTCGACCTGATGTACGAGGGCGGCCTGGAGAAGATGCGCTGGTCGGTCTCCGAGACCGCCGAGTGGGGCGACTACGTCACGGGCCCCCGCATCGTCACCGACGCCACCAAGGCCGAGATGAAGAAGGTCCTCTCCGAGATCCAGGACGGCACCTTCGCCAAGAACTGGATGGACGAGTACCACGGCGGCCTGAAGAAGTACGACGAGTACAAGACGCAGGACTCCGAGCACCTGCTGGAGACCACCGGCAAGGAGCTGCGCAAGCTCATGAGCTGGGTGGACGACGACAAGGCGTGA
- the serA gene encoding phosphoglycerate dehydrogenase produces the protein MSSHLNKPVVLIAEELSPATVDALGPDFEIRHCNGADRGELLPAIADVDAVLVRSATKVDAEAIAAAKRLRVVARAGVGLDNVDVSAATKAGVMVVNAPTSNIVTAAELACGLLVATARNIPQANTALKNGEWKRSKYTGVELSEKVLGVVGLGRIGVLVAQRMSAFGMKVVAYDPYVQPARAAQMGVKLLSLDELLEVADFITVHLPKTPETLGLIGDEALHKVKPTVRIVNAARGGIVDEEALYAALKEGRVAGAGLDVYAKEPCTDSPLFELDQVVCTPHLGASTDEAQEKAGVAVARSVRLALAGELVPDAVNVQGGVIAEDVKPGLPLAERLGRIFTALAGEVAVRLDVEVYGEITQHDVKVLELSALKGVFEDVVDETVSYVNAPLFAQERGVEVRLTTSSESPDHRNVLTVRGTLGSGEEVAVSGTLVGPKHLQKIVAVGDFDVDLALADHMVVLRYEDRPGVVGTVGRILGEAGLNIAGMQVSRSEEGGEALAVLTVDDTVPPAVLTELADEVGAVSARSVNLV, from the coding sequence GTGAGCTCGCACCTGAATAAGCCGGTTGTACTCATCGCTGAAGAGCTGTCGCCCGCCACCGTCGACGCGCTCGGCCCCGACTTCGAGATCCGGCACTGCAACGGTGCCGACCGCGGTGAGCTGCTCCCCGCCATCGCCGACGTCGACGCCGTCCTGGTCCGTTCCGCCACCAAGGTCGACGCGGAGGCCATCGCCGCCGCGAAGCGGCTGCGGGTCGTCGCCCGCGCCGGCGTCGGCCTGGACAACGTCGACGTCTCCGCCGCCACCAAGGCCGGCGTGATGGTCGTCAACGCCCCGACGTCCAACATCGTCACCGCCGCCGAGCTCGCCTGCGGCCTGCTCGTCGCCACGGCCCGCAACATCCCGCAGGCCAACACCGCGCTGAAGAACGGCGAGTGGAAGCGGAGCAAGTACACCGGCGTCGAGCTGAGCGAGAAGGTCCTCGGCGTCGTCGGCCTCGGCCGCATCGGCGTCCTGGTCGCCCAGCGCATGTCCGCCTTCGGGATGAAGGTCGTCGCCTACGACCCCTACGTCCAGCCGGCGCGCGCCGCGCAGATGGGCGTCAAGCTGCTCTCCCTCGACGAGCTGCTGGAGGTCGCCGACTTCATCACCGTCCACCTCCCGAAGACCCCCGAGACGCTGGGTCTCATCGGTGATGAGGCGCTGCACAAGGTCAAGCCGACCGTCCGCATCGTCAACGCCGCGCGCGGCGGCATCGTCGACGAGGAGGCGCTGTACGCGGCGCTGAAGGAGGGCCGCGTCGCGGGCGCCGGCCTGGACGTGTACGCGAAGGAGCCCTGCACGGACTCCCCGCTGTTCGAGCTGGACCAGGTCGTCTGCACCCCGCACCTCGGCGCCTCCACGGACGAGGCGCAGGAGAAGGCCGGTGTCGCGGTGGCCCGTTCGGTGCGCCTCGCCCTCGCCGGCGAGCTGGTCCCGGACGCGGTCAACGTCCAGGGCGGCGTCATCGCCGAGGACGTCAAGCCGGGCCTGCCGCTGGCCGAGCGCCTCGGCCGGATCTTCACCGCCCTGGCGGGCGAGGTCGCGGTCCGCCTCGACGTCGAGGTGTACGGCGAGATCACCCAGCACGACGTCAAGGTGCTGGAGCTGTCGGCGCTCAAGGGCGTCTTCGAGGACGTCGTCGACGAGACGGTCAGCTACGTCAACGCCCCGCTGTTCGCGCAGGAGCGCGGCGTCGAGGTGCGGCTCACCACGAGCAGCGAGTCCCCCGACCACCGCAACGTCCTCACCGTCCGCGGCACCCTCGGCAGCGGCGAGGAGGTCGCCGTATCCGGCACGCTGGTCGGGCCCAAGCACCTCCAGAAGATCGTCGCCGTCGGCGACTTCGACGTCGACCTCGCGCTCGCCGACCACATGGTCGTCCTCCGCTACGAGGACCGTCCCGGTGTCGTCGGCACCGTCGGCCGCATCCTCGGCGAGGCCGGCCTCAACATCGCCGGCATGCAGGTCTCCCGCTCCGAGGAGGGCGGCGAGGCCCTGGCGGTCCTCACCGTCGACGACACGGTGCCGCCGGCGGTCCTCACGGAGCTCGCCGACGAGGTCGGCGCCGTCTCGGCCCGCTCGGTCAACCTGGTCTGA
- a CDS encoding MFS transporter, which translates to MSPLARLLVGSQFAFNVGFFAVLPYLAQHLGGTLGLGGWLVGLVLGLRTFSQQGLFVVGGALTDRFGPRPVVLVGCALRVAGFGWLAVAEAVGAVVGAVVLVGFAAALFSPAVESEVVREAVRLERATGLPRTRLPARFAAAGQAGALAGPVLGAVLLSGRFRVACLAGAVVFALVLAGHARLMPRRPGTAGPERTAANGTGADRTGPDRTEPGAGPGAGGVLRHRAFLGLTAAYAAYLLAYNQLYLALPAEADRATGSQTAVGWLFALSSVLVVAGQLPLERWVAARWSWRTTVRAGLVVVAGAFAAAGALRPVGGLWSAVVFVVLLAVGQMLVSPAVRAWLPELVDERRLGLYTGAMSSLAGLVVLVGGAPAGALLAGPWYWPVFAALTLLGLAAVPRTGAADPSRRPAPAPSV; encoded by the coding sequence GTGAGCCCCCTGGCGCGGCTGCTCGTCGGCAGCCAGTTCGCGTTCAACGTCGGCTTCTTCGCCGTGCTGCCCTACCTCGCCCAGCACCTGGGCGGCACGCTCGGCCTGGGCGGCTGGCTGGTGGGGCTGGTCCTCGGGCTGCGCACCTTCAGCCAGCAGGGGCTGTTCGTGGTGGGGGGCGCGCTCACCGACCGCTTCGGGCCGCGCCCGGTGGTCCTGGTCGGGTGCGCGCTGCGGGTGGCGGGGTTCGGGTGGCTCGCCGTCGCGGAGGCGGTGGGGGCGGTGGTCGGGGCGGTGGTGCTCGTCGGCTTCGCCGCGGCGCTGTTCTCGCCCGCCGTGGAGTCGGAGGTGGTCCGCGAGGCGGTGCGGCTGGAGCGGGCGACGGGCCTGCCCCGTACCCGGCTGCCGGCCCGGTTCGCCGCGGCGGGCCAGGCGGGCGCGCTGGCGGGGCCCGTCCTGGGGGCGGTCCTGCTGTCGGGCCGGTTCCGTGTGGCGTGTCTGGCGGGCGCGGTGGTCTTCGCGCTGGTGCTGGCCGGGCACGCGCGGCTGATGCCGCGCCGGCCCGGGACGGCGGGCCCGGAACGGACCGCGGCGAACGGTACGGGAGCGGATCGCACCGGCCCGGACCGTACGGAACCGGGGGCCGGGCCGGGCGCCGGCGGCGTCCTGCGCCACCGGGCGTTCCTGGGGCTGACGGCGGCGTACGCGGCCTACCTGCTCGCCTACAACCAGCTGTACCTGGCGCTCCCGGCCGAGGCGGACCGGGCCACGGGGTCGCAGACGGCCGTGGGGTGGCTGTTCGCGCTGTCGTCGGTGCTGGTCGTCGCCGGGCAGCTGCCGCTGGAGCGGTGGGTCGCCGCGCGCTGGTCCTGGCGGACGACGGTACGGGCCGGACTGGTGGTGGTCGCGGGCGCCTTCGCCGCCGCGGGGGCGCTGCGGCCGGTGGGCGGGCTGTGGTCGGCCGTGGTGTTCGTGGTGCTCCTGGCCGTCGGTCAGATGCTGGTGTCGCCGGCGGTCCGGGCCTGGCTGCCGGAGCTCGTGGACGAGCGGCGACTGGGCCTGTACACCGGCGCCATGTCGTCCCTCGCGGGGCTGGTGGTGCTGGTGGGAGGGGCGCCCGCCGGGGCGCTGCTGGCCGGCCCCTGGTACTGGCCGGTGTTCGCCGCGCTCACCCTGCTGGGCCTGGCGGCCGTTCCCCGCACCGGCGCGGCGGACCCGTCCCGCCGGCCCGCCCCCGCGCCCTCCGTCTGA
- a CDS encoding ATP-binding cassette domain-containing protein codes for MTPLLDVRDLVVRHGPVVAVDGVSFSLGAGETLALVGPSGCGKSSTATAVLGLRRPDAGEVWFEGREITRMTERQLRPLRPAMQPVFQDPYGSLSPRLRVRDAVAEPLRVQGRWDRETGPARVAELLETVGLDPALGDRRPYELSGGQCQRAGIARALASDPRLLVLDEPVSALDPGVRAGVLNLLVDLRERLGLGCLFICHDPALVRHFADRVAEMRAGRIERFS; via the coding sequence GTGACCCCCCTGCTCGACGTCCGTGACCTGGTGGTCCGTCACGGCCCGGTGGTCGCGGTGGACGGCGTGTCGTTCTCGCTGGGCGCCGGGGAGACCCTGGCGCTGGTCGGCCCCTCCGGCTGCGGCAAGTCCTCGACGGCCACGGCCGTGCTCGGGCTGCGCCGCCCGGACGCGGGCGAGGTGTGGTTCGAGGGCCGCGAGATCACGCGCATGACGGAACGACAGCTCAGGCCCCTGCGCCCGGCGATGCAGCCGGTGTTCCAGGACCCCTACGGTTCGCTCAGCCCCCGCCTGCGCGTCCGCGACGCGGTCGCCGAACCGCTGCGCGTGCAGGGTCGCTGGGACCGGGAGACCGGGCCCGCCAGGGTCGCCGAGCTGCTGGAGACGGTGGGCCTCGACCCGGCGCTCGGGGACCGGCGGCCGTACGAGCTGTCCGGCGGCCAGTGCCAGCGCGCCGGCATCGCCCGGGCGCTGGCGAGCGACCCCCGCCTGCTGGTGCTGGACGAACCGGTGTCGGCGCTCGACCCGGGCGTCCGGGCGGGCGTGCTCAATCTGCTCGTGGACCTGCGGGAGCGGCTGGGCCTCGGGTGCCTGTTCATCTGCCACGACCCCGCGCTCGTACGCCACTTCGCCGACCGGGTGGCCGAGATGCGGGCCGGGCGGATCGAGCGGTTCTCGTGA